Proteins encoded together in one Triticum dicoccoides isolate Atlit2015 ecotype Zavitan chromosome 7B, WEW_v2.0, whole genome shotgun sequence window:
- the LOC119336749 gene encoding uncharacterized protein LOC119336749, with translation MGWGTLITRRLKVFSLALFVYFDYKAVQKRVQWVSAVKKNAIWAKTHERNARRVLNLMIELEGLWVKMGQYLSTRADVLPEPYIEVLKQLQDSLPPRPLEEVCGTIEKELGKPMRQLFATFDVDPLATASIAQVHRATLEDGREVVVKVQHDGIKEIILEDLKNAKSLIEWIAWAEPQYDFNPMIDEWCKEAPKELDFNHEAENTRIVSKNLSRKTEGGSGSVSSDVDVLIPEIIQSTEKILILEYMDGIRLHDNDSLEEYGVDKKRLVEEITRAYAHQIYIDGFFNGDPHPGNFLVSKGPPHKPILLDFGLTKRISQSMKQALAKMFLSCAEGDQVALLSAFAEMGLKLRVDMPQQSMEIASIFFRQSTTATEAKENIKALNEQRERNAKALQEKMKLNKKEVKHFNPVDAFPGDAIIFMRVLNLLRGLSASLNVRIVYLDIMRPFAESTLLGSMTRGPSTNSEWIYDSPVNSEVESKLRSLLLEMGSDKILGLQVCAYKDGKVIIDTAAGTLGKYDPRPVQPDSLFPVFSVTKGITAGMVHWLVDQGKLKYEETVADIWPKFGTNKKELIKVHHLLNHTSGLHNALGDVVKTDPMSVCDWEEMLDQIAKSTPETEPGSSQIYHYLSFGWLCGGLIEHASGRKFQEILEEAIVHPLHIEGELYVGIPPGVESRLATLTVDMEEIQKLQGIKPGPDVPPELLSGIAQMAAGVPAMFNTLNVRRAIIPAANGHLSARALARYYAALAAGGTIPPPHSSNAKPLLGSHVHTPAFPTAATSKKKKKGSAKKSSGSSSSMEKVEYAQLRTSDADSEVSVAASGSTGGRLFSNSDSGIMDAFMGVGEYSGMIHPNGKFGLGFRRYGRSGAPPTGFGHSGMGGSNGFCDPEHGFAIAVTVNKMALGSVTRRVVRFVCEELGVPVPDEFSVAGEKGPDMVLNLAPPAE, from the exons ATGGGATGGGGAACCCTCATAACCAGGCGCCTCAAAGTTTTTTCCTTGGCGCTCTTCGTCTACTTCGACTATAAG GCTGTTCAGAAGAGAGTCCAGTGGGTTAGCGCTGTTAAGAAGAATGCTATATGGGCAAAGACGCACGAGCGAAACGCTCGTCGTGTTCTCAACCTGATGATAGAGCTAGAAGGTTTGTGGGTCAAAATGGGCCAGTATCTGTCCACAAGAGCAGACGTGCTTCCTGAGCCGTACATAGAGGTCCTGAAGCAGTTGCAGGACTCGCTTCCTCCACGCCCTCTTGAAGAG GTTTGTGGAACCATAGAAAAAGAACTTGGGAAACCCATGCGTCAACTATTTGCTACTTTTGACGTTGACCCTCTTGCGACCGCATCA ATAGCACAAGTTCATCGTGCAACTCTGGAAGACGGCAGAGAAGTGGTTGTGAAAGTTCAGCATGATGGTATCAAAGAGATCATATTAGag GATTTGAAGAATGCAAAATCATTGATCGAATGGATTGCATGGGCAGAACCTCAGTATGACTTCAACCCAATGATTGATGAATGGTGCAAGGAGGCACCCAAGGAACTTGATTTCAATCATGAAGCAG AAAACACTAGGATTGTCTCCAAGAATCTTAGTCGGAAAACTGAAGGTGGGAGTGGCAGTGTTTCCAGCGATGTTGATGTACTGATACCAGAAATTATTCAG TCTACTGAAAAGATTCTAATTCTGGAATACATGGATGGCATTCGCTTACATGACAATGATTCATTGGAAGAATATGGTGTTGATAAGAAAAGACTCGTTGAAGAGATAACCCGTGCTTATGCTCATCAAATATACATTGACGGTTTCTTCAATGGCGATCCTCATCCTG GCAATTTTCTTGTAAGCAAGGGACCTCCACACAAACCGATTCTCCTTGATTTTGGGCTCACTAAACGCATATCACAATCAATGAAGCAGGCACTAGCAAAGATGTTTTTATCATGCGCTGAG GGGGACCAAGTGGCACTGCTGTCAGCTTTTGCAGAGATGGGGCTTAAGCTGCGAGTTGACATGCCTCAGCAGTCTATGGAGATTGCCTCAATATTTTTTCGCCAGTCCACTACAGCAACTGAAGCGAAA GAGAACATTAAAGCATTGAATGAACAAAGAGAACGAAACGCCAAGGCCCTTCAAGAGAAGATGAAATTGAACAAGAAGGAGGTTAAACATTTCAATCCT GTTGATGCTTTCCCTGGGGATGCGATAATTTTTATGAGGGTCTTAAATCTTCTTAGAG GGCTTTCAGCTTCACTGAATGTTAGGATAGTTTATCTGGACATCATGAGGCCATTTGCTGAATCAACTTTGCTAGG GAGTATGACGCGTGGGCCCTCAACTAATAGCGAGTGGATCTATGACTCACCTGTTAACTCTGAAGTGGAGTCCAAACTGAGGAGTCTTCTACTTGAGATGGGAAGCGACAAAATTTTGGGACTACAA GTATGTGCGTACAAAGACGGAAAGGTCATAATAGACACTGCTGCTGGTACGTTAGGGAAATATGATCCGCGTCCCGTTCAGCCTGATTCTCTGTTTCCGGTTTTCTCAGTGACGAAGGGCATCACTGCTGGAATGGTACACTGGCTTGTCGATCAAGG GAAGTTGAAGTATGAAGAAACAGTTGCCGATATATGGCCAAAATTTGGGACTAACAAAAAGGAGCTAATCAAG GTGCACCATCTTCTCAATCATACATCTGGTTTACATAATGCTCTGGGAGATGTGGTCAAAACCGATCCTATGTCGGTATGTGACTGGGAAGAGATGCTAGACCAGATTGCCAAATCTACACCCGAAACTGAGCCTGGTTCATCACAAATTTATCACTACCTATCCTTTGGTTGGCTGTGTGGCGGTCTCATAGAG CATGCATCGGGGAGGAAGTTTCAAGAGATCCTAGAAGAGGCTATTGTTCATCCTCTTCACATCGAGGGAGAGCTATATGTCGGAATTCCTCCAG GTGTTGAGTCTCGCCTAGCAACGCTGACCGTCGACATGGAAGAAATTCAGAAGCTACAAGGGATCAAGCCAGGGCCAGACGTCCCACCGGAACTGCTGAGTGGAATTGCGCAGATGGCGGCTGGCGTACCAGCTATGTTCAACACGCTGAACGTTCGCCGCGCCATCATCCCCGCCGCAAACGGCCACTTATCTGCCCGTGCCCTCGCTCGGTACTACGCGGCGCTGGCAGCCGGCGGCACCATTCCCCCGCCGCACTCCAGCAATGCCAAGCCGCTCCTGGGCAGCCACGTGCACACGCCCGCGTTCCCCACCGCCGCCacgtccaagaagaagaagaaaggctcCGCAAAGAAGAGCAGCGGAAGctcgagctcgatggagaaggtcgagTACGCCCAGCTACGCACCAGCGACGCCGACAGCGAAGTGTCGGTGGCTGCATCAGGGAGCACCGGCGGCAGGTTGTTCAGCAACAGCGACAGCGGCATCATGGACGCGTTCATGGGCGTCGGCGAGTACTCGGGCATGATCCACCCAAACGGCAAGTTCGGGCTCGGGTTCAGGAGGTACGGCAGGTCCGGCGCGCCGCCGACGGGGTTTGGGCACTCCGGGATGGGTGGGTCGAACGGGTTCTGCGACCCGGAGCACGGGTTCGCCATCGCCGTGACGGTGAACAAGATGGCGCTGGGGTCCGTCACGCGGCGCGTGGTGCGGTTCGTGTGCGAGGAGCTGGGCGTGCCCGTGCCCGACGAGTTCTCCGTCGCCGGGGAGAAGGGGCCCGACATGGTGCTCAACCTCGCGCCGCCGGCGGAGTAG